Proteins co-encoded in one Streptococcus pyogenes genomic window:
- the rpmJ gene encoding 50S ribosomal protein L36, with protein MKVRPSVKPICEYCKVIRRNGRVMVICPTNPKHKQRQG; from the coding sequence ATGAAGGTAAGACCATCGGTTAAACCAATTTGCGAATACTGTAAAGTTATTCGCCGTAATGGTCGTGTTATGGTAATTTGTCCGACAAATCCAAAACACAAACAACGTCAAGGATAA
- the tyrS gene encoding tyrosine--tRNA ligase: MNIFEELKARGLVFQTTDEQALVKALTEGQVSYYTGYDPTADSLHLGHLVAILTSRRLQLAGHKPYALVGGATGLIGDPSFKDAERSLQTKETVLEWSDKIKGQLSTFLDFENGDNKAELVNNYDWFSQISFIDFLRDVGKYFTVNYMMSKDSVKKRIETGISYTEFAYQIMQGYDFYELNDKHNVTLQIGGSDQWGNMTAGTELLRKKADKTGHVMTVPLITDSTGKKFGKSEGNAVWLDADKTSPYEMYQFWLNVMDDDAVRFLKIFTFLSLDEIAEIETQFNAARHERLAQKTLAREVVTLVHGEEAYKQALNITEQLFAGNIKNLSANELKQGLSNVPNYHVQSIDNHNIVEILVAAKISPSKRQAREDVQNGAIYINGDRVQDLDYQLSNDDKIDDQLTVIRRGKKKYAVLTY; the protein is encoded by the coding sequence ATGAATATTTTTGAAGAACTCAAAGCTCGTGGCTTGGTCTTTCAAACGACTGATGAACAAGCCCTTGTCAAAGCATTAACAGAAGGGCAAGTATCCTATTATACCGGTTATGATCCAACCGCTGACAGCCTTCATCTGGGCCATCTAGTGGCTATCTTAACATCTCGTCGCTTGCAACTAGCAGGGCACAAACCTTACGCTCTTGTGGGGGGTGCCACAGGTTTAATTGGTGATCCTTCCTTTAAAGATGCAGAGCGCAGCCTTCAAACCAAAGAAACAGTTTTGGAGTGGAGTGACAAGATTAAAGGGCAGTTGTCTACTTTCCTTGATTTTGAAAATGGTGATAATAAAGCAGAGCTTGTCAACAACTACGACTGGTTCTCGCAAATCAGCTTTATTGACTTCCTCCGTGATGTCGGTAAATACTTCACCGTTAACTACATGATGAGTAAAGACTCTGTTAAAAAACGCATTGAAACAGGCATTTCTTACACTGAGTTTGCTTACCAAATCATGCAGGGCTACGACTTCTACGAACTCAATGACAAGCATAATGTAACCTTACAAATTGGCGGCTCTGACCAGTGGGGTAATATGACAGCTGGTACTGAATTGCTCCGCAAAAAGGCTGATAAAACTGGGCACGTCATGACTGTACCACTCATCACTGACTCAACCGGGAAAAAATTCGGTAAATCAGAAGGTAATGCTGTCTGGCTTGATGCCGATAAGACGTCTCCTTACGAGATGTACCAATTCTGGTTAAATGTCATGGATGATGATGCAGTGCGTTTCTTGAAAATCTTCACCTTCTTATCTCTAGATGAGATTGCAGAAATTGAAACTCAATTTAATGCCGCTCGTCACGAGCGTCTCGCTCAAAAAACCTTGGCACGCGAAGTGGTTACCTTGGTTCATGGCGAAGAAGCTTATAAACAAGCTCTTAACATTACCGAGCAGTTATTTGCTGGAAACATCAAAAATCTTTCTGCCAATGAATTAAAACAAGGATTGAGCAATGTACCAAATTATCACGTTCAATCAATAGACAATCATAATATTGTCGAGATTTTAGTAGCTGCTAAGATTTCCCCATCAAAACGCCAGGCGCGTGAAGACGTGCAAAATGGAGCAATCTACATTAACGGAGACCGCGTTCAAGATTTAGATTACCAATTAAGTAATGATGATAAAATTGATGATCAATTAACCGTTATTCGCCGCGGTAAGAAAAAATACGCTGTTCTCACTTACTAG
- the secY gene encoding preprotein translocase subunit SecY — protein sequence MFLKILKDALKIKTVRNKIFFTIFIILVFRIGTHITVPGVNAKSLEQLSELPFLNMLNLVSGNAMRNFSVFSMGVSPYITASIVVQLLQMDILPKFVEWGKQGEVGRRKLNQATRYISLVLAFAQSIGITAGFNTLSNVALVKTPDIKTYLLIGALLTTGSVIVTWLGEQITDKGFGNGVSMIIFAGIISSIPSAIATIREDYFVNVKASDLHSSYLIVGILIIAVLAIVFFTTYVQQAEYKIPIQYTKLMQGAPTSSYLPLKVNPAGVIPVIFASSITTIPSTIIPFVQNGRDLPWLNRLQEIFNYQTPVGMIVYALLIILFSFFYTFVQVNPEKTAENLQKNSSYIPSVRPGRETEQFMSALLKKLATVGAIFLAFISLAPIAAQQALNLSSSIALGGTSLLILISTGIEGMKQLEGYLLKRKYVGFMNTAE from the coding sequence ATGTTCTTAAAAATACTAAAAGACGCGTTAAAGATAAAGACTGTACGGAATAAAATTTTCTTTACTATATTTATCATTCTTGTATTCCGAATTGGGACACATATTACCGTACCTGGTGTAAATGCCAAGAGCTTAGAGCAATTAAGTGAACTCCCTTTCTTAAATATGTTAAACTTAGTTAGTGGTAATGCGATGAGAAATTTCTCAGTATTTTCAATGGGGGTTAGCCCATATATTACTGCTTCTATCGTTGTTCAGTTATTGCAGATGGATATTTTACCTAAGTTTGTTGAGTGGGGCAAACAAGGTGAGGTTGGACGTCGTAAATTAAATCAAGCGACGCGCTATATTTCACTTGTTTTGGCTTTTGCCCAATCCATTGGTATCACTGCAGGGTTTAATACTTTGTCGAACGTTGCACTTGTTAAGACACCAGACATCAAAACATATTTACTGATCGGGGCATTACTGACAACAGGTAGCGTTATTGTTACCTGGCTTGGAGAACAAATCACAGATAAAGGATTTGGTAATGGCGTATCAATGATTATCTTTGCGGGTATTATTTCGTCTATTCCAAGTGCAATTGCAACAATTCGTGAAGACTATTTTGTAAATGTTAAGGCAAGTGATTTACACTCGTCTTATCTCATTGTTGGGATTTTAATCATAGCTGTTCTTGCTATTGTTTTCTTTACAACATATGTCCAACAAGCGGAATATAAAATTCCAATCCAATACACAAAGCTAATGCAAGGTGCACCTACAAGTTCATATCTTCCATTAAAAGTAAATCCAGCCGGCGTTATTCCCGTTATCTTTGCTAGCTCGATTACAACTATCCCAAGTACGATTATTCCTTTTGTTCAAAATGGTAGAGATTTACCGTGGTTAAACCGTTTGCAAGAAATTTTTAATTATCAAACTCCAGTCGGAATGATAGTTTACGCCTTGTTGATTATATTGTTCTCATTCTTCTATACCTTTGTACAAGTTAATCCTGAGAAGACAGCAGAAAATCTTCAGAAGAATTCCTCATATATACCAAGTGTTCGCCCTGGACGTGAGACAGAACAATTTATGTCCGCATTGCTAAAAAAACTAGCAACCGTAGGAGCTATCTTCTTAGCATTTATCTCTTTAGCGCCAATAGCAGCACAACAAGCTCTCAACCTTTCTTCTAGTATTGCTTTAGGTGGAACTAGTTTGCTCATTTTGATTTCAACTGGTATCGAAGGTATGAAACAGCTTGAGGGATATCTTCTAAAGAGAAAATATGTCGGATTTATGAATACAGCAGAATAG
- the rplO gene encoding 50S ribosomal protein L15 codes for MKLHELKAAEGSRKVRNRVGRGTSSGNGKTSGRGQKGQKARSGGGVRLGFEGGQTPLFRRIPKRGFTNINTKEYALVNLDQLNVFDDGTEVTPAILKDAGIVRAEKSGVKVLGNGELTKKLTVKAAKFSKSAEAAIIAKGGSIEVI; via the coding sequence ATGAAACTTCATGAATTAAAAGCTGCTGAAGGCTCACGTAAAGTACGTAACCGTGTTGGTCGTGGGACATCATCAGGTAATGGTAAAACATCTGGTCGCGGTCAAAAAGGTCAAAAAGCTCGTAGCGGTGGCGGTGTACGTTTAGGTTTTGAAGGTGGACAAACACCATTGTTCCGTCGTATTCCAAAACGTGGCTTTACAAATATTAATACTAAAGAATATGCACTTGTGAATCTTGATCAACTGAATGTTTTTGATGATGGTACAGAAGTGACTCCGGCTATTTTAAAAGATGCTGGTATTGTCCGAGCTGAAAAATCAGGCGTTAAAGTGCTTGGTAACGGTGAATTGACTAAAAAATTGACTGTAAAAGCAGCTAAGTTCTCAAAATCTGCTGAAGCAGCTATTATTGCTAAAGGTGGTTCAATCGAAGTCATCTAA
- the rpsK gene encoding 30S ribosomal protein S11 yields MAKPTRKRRVKKDIESGVAHIHATFNNTIVMITDVHGNALAWSSAGALGFKGSRKSTPFAAQMAAEAAAKSAQEHGLKTVEVTVKGPGSGRESAIRALAAAGLEVTAIRDVTPVPHNGARPPKRRRV; encoded by the coding sequence TTGGCTAAACCAACACGTAAACGTCGTGTGAAAAAGGACATCGAATCTGGTGTTGCACACATTCACGCTACATTTAATAACACTATTGTTATGATTACAGATGTGCATGGTAATGCTCTTGCATGGTCATCAGCTGGTGCTCTTGGTTTCAAAGGTTCTCGTAAATCTACTCCATTTGCTGCTCAAATGGCTGCAGAAGCTGCTGCAAAATCTGCACAAGAACACGGACTAAAAACTGTTGAAGTGACTGTAAAAGGTCCTGGTTCAGGTCGTGAATCAGCTATTCGTGCTCTAGCAGCTGCAGGTCTTGAAGTAACTGCAATTCGTGATGTGACCCCTGTGCCACATAATGGTGCTCGTCCTCCAAAACGTCGTCGTGTATAA
- a CDS encoding adenylate kinase translates to MNLLIMGLPGAGKGTQAAKIVEEFGIAHISTGDMFRAAMANQTEMGRLAKSYIDKGELVPDEVTNGIVKERLAEDDIAEKGFLLDGYPRTIEQAHALDATLEELGLRLDGVINIKVDPSCLVERLSGRIINRKTGETFHKVFNPPVDYKEEDYYQREDDKPETVKRRLDVNMAQGEPILEHYRKLGLVTDIEGNQEITDVFADVEKALLELK, encoded by the coding sequence ATGAATCTTTTAATCATGGGTTTGCCGGGAGCTGGTAAAGGGACCCAAGCAGCTAAGATTGTTGAAGAATTTGGTATTGCTCACATCTCAACAGGGGATATGTTCCGCGCCGCAATGGCTAATCAAACCGAAATGGGACGTTTAGCTAAAAGTTATATTGATAAAGGTGAATTGGTTCCTGATGAAGTCACAAACGGGATTGTAAAAGAGCGCTTAGCTGAGGATGATATCGCAGAAAAAGGTTTTTTGCTTGATGGGTATCCACGTACTATTGAACAAGCACACGCCTTAGATGCAACACTTGAAGAACTAGGACTCCGCTTAGATGGTGTTATTAATATTAAAGTGGATCCATCATGTCTTGTAGAGCGTTTGAGTGGTCGTATTATCAATCGTAAAACTGGTGAAACGTTCCATAAAGTGTTCAACCCACCAGTAGATTATAAAGAAGAAGATTACTATCAACGTGAAGATGATAAGCCTGAAACTGTTAAACGTCGTTTGGACGTCAATATGGCTCAAGGAGAACCTATTCTTGAACACTATCGTAAGCTTGGTCTTGTTACAGATATTGAAGGTAATCAAGAAATAACAGACGTTTTTGCAGATGTTGAAAAAGCGTTGCTAGAACTCAAATAA
- the rpmD gene encoding 50S ribosomal protein L30 encodes MAQIKITLTKSPIGRKPEQRKTVVALGLGKLNSSVVKEDNAAIRGMVTAISHLVTVEDVK; translated from the coding sequence ATGGCTCAAATTAAAATTACTTTGACTAAGTCTCCTATCGGACGTAAGCCAGAACAACGTAAAACTGTTGTTGCTCTTGGACTTGGTAAATTAAACTCTTCAGTAGTCAAAGAAGATAATGCTGCTATCCGTGGTATGGTGACAGCTATTTCTCACTTGGTTACCGTTGAAGATGTTAAATAA
- the rpsE gene encoding 30S ribosomal protein S5: MAFKDNAVELEERVVAINRVTKVVKGGRRLRFAALVVVGDGNGRVGFGTGKAQEVPEAIRKAVEAAKKNMIEVPMVGTTIPHEVYTNFGGAKVLLKPAVEGSGVAAGGAVRAVIELAGVADITSKSLGSNTPINIVRATVEGLKQLKRAEEVAALRGISVSDLA; this comes from the coding sequence ATGGCATTTAAAGATAATGCAGTTGAACTTGAAGAACGCGTTGTTGCGATTAACCGCGTTACAAAAGTTGTTAAAGGTGGACGTCGTCTTCGCTTTGCAGCTCTTGTAGTTGTTGGTGATGGAAATGGTCGTGTTGGATTTGGTACTGGTAAAGCTCAAGAAGTTCCAGAAGCTATCCGTAAAGCAGTTGAAGCTGCTAAGAAAAACATGATCGAAGTACCAATGGTTGGTACAACAATCCCTCACGAAGTTTACACTAACTTCGGTGGAGCTAAAGTATTATTGAAACCAGCTGTAGAAGGTTCTGGAGTTGCTGCTGGTGGTGCAGTTCGTGCCGTCATCGAATTAGCAGGTGTTGCTGATATTACTTCAAAATCTCTTGGTTCAAACACTCCAATCAACATTGTTCGTGCAACTGTTGAAGGATTGAAACAACTTAAACGTGCAGAAGAAGTTGCCGCACTTCGTGGCATCTCAGTTTCTGACTTAGCATAA
- a CDS encoding metal ABC transporter ATP-binding protein, translating to MRYISVKNLSFQYESEPVLEGITYHLDSGEFVTMTGENGAAKSTLIKATLGILQPKAGRVTIAKKNKDGKQLRIAYLPQQVASFNAGFPSTVYEFVKSGRYPRSGWFRHLNKHDEEHVQASLEAVGMWENRHKRIGSLSGGQKQRVVIARMFASDPDIFVLDEPTTGMDSGTTDTFYELMHHSAHQHGKSVLMITHDPEEVKAYADRNIHLVRNQKLPWRCFNIHEAETDDEKGGHGHA from the coding sequence ATGAGATACATATCAGTGAAAAATCTCTCCTTTCAATATGAAAGTGAGCCAGTTTTAGAAGGGATCACTTATCATTTAGATAGTGGAGAATTTGTCACCATGACCGGTGAAAATGGTGCTGCAAAGTCAACCTTAATAAAAGCAACCTTAGGAATTTTACAACCAAAGGCTGGACGAGTTACTATTGCTAAAAAAAATAAAGACGGTAAACAATTAAGAATTGCTTACTTGCCGCAGCAAGTAGCTAGCTTTAACGCTGGTTTTCCATCCACCGTTTACGAGTTTGTCAAATCAGGTCGCTACCCACGTAGTGGTTGGTTTAGACATTTGAACAAACACGATGAAGAGCATGTGCAAGCAAGCTTAGAAGCAGTCGGCATGTGGGAAAACCGTCATAAGAGAATTGGTAGTTTATCAGGTGGTCAAAAACAACGTGTGGTTATTGCCCGTATGTTTGCTTCTGACCCTGATATTTTTGTGCTAGACGAGCCAACAACGGGAATGGATAGCGGTACTACTGATACCTTTTATGAACTGATGCACCACAGTGCACATCAACATGGGAAATCCGTTCTGATGATTACCCATGACCCAGAAGAAGTGAAGGCTTATGCTGATCGGAACATTCATTTAGTCAGAAACCAAAAACTTCCTTGGCGTTGTTTCAACATTCATGAAGCTGAAACAGATGACGAAAAAGGAGGTCATGGTCATGCTTGA
- the rpsM gene encoding 30S ribosomal protein S13 has protein sequence MARIAGVDIPNDKRVVISLTYVYGIGLATSKKILAAAGISEDIRVKDLTSDQEDAIRREVDAIKVEGDLRREVNMNIKRLMEIGSYRGIRHRRGLPVRGQNTKNNARTRKGKAVAIAGKKK, from the coding sequence ATGGCTCGTATTGCTGGAGTTGATATTCCAAATGATAAACGCGTAGTAATTTCACTTACTTATGTTTACGGAATTGGTCTTGCAACATCTAAAAAAATCTTAGCAGCTGCAGGTATTTCTGAAGATATCCGTGTTAAAGATTTAACATCAGATCAAGAAGATGCTATCCGTCGTGAAGTGGATGCAATCAAAGTTGAAGGTGACCTTCGACGTGAAGTAAACATGAACATTAAACGTTTGATGGAAATCGGTTCATACCGTGGAATCCGTCATCGTCGTGGACTTCCTGTCCGTGGACAAAATACTAAAAACAATGCTCGCACTCGTAAAGGGAAAGCTGTTGCGATTGCAGGTAAGAAAAAATAA
- a CDS encoding HIT family protein encodes MTECIFCHQLKANQLLTQSQYFKVVFDIDPIQKGHLLLISKDHYTSLTQLPKEGHYDLIDLQAALVAKLEQHLPISGVTSVSNDKELMDEGTHFHLHLIPRLTNDSFWEGITINQENWDLTPFLKHL; translated from the coding sequence ATGACAGAATGTATCTTTTGCCATCAGCTCAAAGCAAATCAGCTACTGACTCAAAGTCAATATTTCAAGGTTGTTTTTGATATTGATCCTATCCAAAAGGGGCACCTTTTACTGATTTCCAAAGACCATTACACTAGTCTGACACAACTACCAAAGGAAGGGCACTATGATCTCATCGACTTACAAGCCGCTCTAGTTGCTAAGCTAGAGCAGCACCTTCCCATTTCAGGCGTTACTAGCGTCAGCAATGACAAGGAGTTGATGGATGAGGGGACTCATTTTCACCTTCATTTGATTCCTCGTTTAACTAATGATAGCTTTTGGGAGGGCATCACCATTAATCAAGAAAATTGGGACCTTACCCCCTTTTTAAAGCATTTATAA
- a CDS encoding zinc-dependent MarR family transcriptional regulator: MGILEKKLDNLVNTILLKAENQHELLFGACQSDVKLTNTQEHILMLLSQQRLTNTDLAKALNISQAAVTKAIKSLVKQDMLAGTKDTVDARVTYFELTELAKPIASEHTHHHDETLNVYNRLLQKFSAKELEIVDKFVTVFAEELEG; encoded by the coding sequence ATGGGGATTTTAGAAAAAAAACTTGATAACTTAGTAAATACTATTTTATTAAAAGCAGAAAATCAGCATGAGTTATTATTTGGAGCTTGTCAAAGTGACGTTAAGCTTACTAATACGCAAGAACATATTTTAATGTTACTATCTCAGCAACGTCTCACTAATACAGATTTGGCTAAGGCATTAAATATTAGTCAGGCGGCAGTAACTAAGGCTATCAAGAGTTTGGTCAAACAAGACATGTTAGCAGGAACTAAGGATACGGTTGATGCTAGGGTGACTTATTTTGAATTAACCGAGTTAGCTAAGCCTATTGCGTCAGAACATACCCATCATCATGATGAAACCTTAAATGTTTACAACCGTTTATTACAAAAATTCTCCGCGAAAGAATTAGAGATTGTAGATAAGTTTGTAACAGTTTTTGCTGAGGAATTAGAAGGGTAA
- the rplQ gene encoding 50S ribosomal protein L17: MAYRKLGRTSSQRKAMLRDLTTDLLINESIVTTEARAKEIRKTVEKMITLGKRGDLHARRQAAAYVRNEIASENYDEATDKYTSTTALQKLFSEIAPRYAERNGGYTRILKTEPRRGDAAPMAIIELV, encoded by the coding sequence ATGGCTTACCGTAAACTAGGACGCACTAGCTCACAACGTAAAGCAATGCTTCGTGATTTGACGACAGATCTTTTGATCAACGAATCAATTGTAACGACAGAAGCACGTGCAAAAGAAATCCGTAAAACAGTTGAAAAAATGATTACTCTTGGTAAACGTGGTGATCTTCATGCTCGTCGCCAAGCAGCTGCATACGTTCGTAACGAAATCGCATCAGAAAATTATGATGAAGCTACCGATAAATACACATCAACGACAGCTCTTCAAAAACTTTTCTCAGAAATTGCACCTCGTTATGCAGAACGTAACGGTGGATACACTCGTATTCTTAAAACAGAACCACGCCGTGGAGATGCTGCTCCAATGGCAATTATTGAATTAGTTTAA
- a CDS encoding DNA-directed RNA polymerase subunit alpha has protein sequence MIEFEKPIITKIDENKDYGRFVIEPLERGYGTTLGNSLRRVLLSSLPGAAVTSIKIDGVLHEFDTIPGVREDVMQIILNVKGLAVKSYVEDEKIIELEVEGPAEVTAGDILTDSDIELVNPDHYLFTIAEGHSLRATMTVAKKRGYVPAEGNKKDDAPVGTLAVDSIYTPVKKVNYQVEPARVGSNDGFDKLTIEIMTNGTIIPEDALGLSARVLIEHLNLFTDLTEVAKATEVMKETEKVNDEKVLDRTIEELDLSVRSYNCLKRAGINTVFDLTEKSEPEMMKVRNLGRKSLEEVKVKLADLGLGLKNDK, from the coding sequence ATGATTGAGTTTGAAAAACCAATAATAACAAAAATTGATGAAAATAAAGATTACGGTAGATTTGTCATCGAACCACTTGAACGTGGCTACGGAACAACTCTAGGTAATTCTCTTCGTCGTGTACTCTTGTCTTCACTTCCAGGTGCAGCAGTAACATCAATTAAAATTGATGGAGTACTACACGAATTTGATACAATCCCAGGTGTACGTGAAGATGTCATGCAAATTATCCTTAATGTTAAGGGACTTGCTGTGAAATCATACGTCGAAGACGAAAAGATTATCGAACTTGAAGTAGAAGGACCAGCAGAGGTAACAGCTGGTGATATTCTTACTGACAGTGATATCGAACTTGTTAACCCGGATCATTATCTTTTTACAATCGCTGAAGGACATTCTCTACGTGCAACAATGACTGTTGCTAAAAAACGTGGTTATGTGCCAGCAGAAGGCAACAAAAAAGATGATGCACCTGTGGGTACATTGGCAGTAGATTCAATCTATACGCCAGTTAAAAAAGTTAATTATCAAGTTGAACCTGCCCGTGTAGGTAGCAATGATGGCTTTGATAAATTAACGATTGAAATCATGACAAACGGAACAATTATTCCTGAAGATGCTTTAGGTCTATCTGCTCGAGTTTTGATCGAACACTTAAACCTGTTTACTGATTTAACAGAGGTTGCAAAAGCTACCGAAGTAATGAAAGAAACTGAAAAAGTGAACGATGAAAAGGTACTTGACCGCACCATCGAGGAGCTTGATTTATCCGTACGCTCATATAACTGTTTAAAACGTGCAGGCATTAACACTGTCTTCGATTTAACAGAAAAATCTGAGCCTGAAATGATGAAAGTCCGTAATCTTGGACGTAAGAGCCTTGAAGAAGTTAAGGTTAAACTTGCTGACTTAGGTCTCGGACTAAAAAACGATAAATAA
- a CDS encoding metal ABC transporter permease, with product MLDILFYDFMQRAVMAVVAISIFAPILGIFLILRRQSLMSDTLSHVSLAGVALGVVLGISPTITTIIVVVLAAILLEYLRVVYKHYMEISTAILMSLGLALSLIIMSKSHSSSSMSLEQYLFGSIITISMEQVVALFAIAAIILILTVLFIRPMYILTFDEDTAFVDGLPVRLMSVLFNIVTGVAIALTIPAAGALLVSTIMVLPASIAMRLGKNFKTVILLGIVIGFSGMLSGIFLSYFFETPASATITMIFISIFLLVSLGGMLKKRLF from the coding sequence ATGCTTGATATTTTATTCTATGATTTCATGCAACGGGCGGTAATGGCGGTAGTTGCCATTAGTATTTTTGCTCCGATTTTAGGTATTTTCCTTATTTTACGTCGTCAAAGTTTGATGAGCGATACCCTTAGTCATGTTTCTTTGGCTGGGGTAGCGCTTGGGGTAGTCCTTGGTATTTCACCAACCATCACTACTATTATTGTTGTGGTTTTAGCTGCTATTTTGTTAGAATACCTGCGTGTAGTTTACAAACACTACATGGAGATTTCAACGGCGATTTTGATGTCACTTGGCTTGGCCCTATCTCTGATTATTATGAGTAAGTCGCATAGTTCATCAAGCATGAGTTTAGAACAATACCTTTTTGGATCGATCATCACGATTAGTATGGAACAAGTTGTCGCCTTGTTTGCTATTGCTGCGATTATTTTAATCTTGACCGTTCTCTTCATTAGACCGATGTACATTCTGACCTTTGATGAAGATACTGCTTTTGTAGATGGTTTGCCCGTTCGCTTGATGTCTGTTCTATTCAATATCGTCACTGGGGTTGCTATTGCTTTGACCATTCCAGCAGCAGGAGCACTTTTGGTTTCTACCATTATGGTCTTGCCAGCAAGTATCGCAATGAGATTGGGTAAAAACTTTAAAACAGTTATCTTACTGGGAATTGTCATCGGTTTTAGCGGTATGTTATCTGGTATTTTCTTATCTTATTTCTTTGAAACGCCAGCTAGTGCCACTATTACCATGATTTTCATTAGTATTTTCCTCTTAGTTAGTCTAGGTGGAATGCTTAAAAAACGGTTATTTTAA
- the infA gene encoding translation initiation factor IF-1 yields MAKEDVIEIEGKVVETMPNAMFTVELENGHQILATVSGKIRKNYIRILVGDRVTVEMSPYDLTRGRITYRFK; encoded by the coding sequence GTGGCAAAAGAAGACGTGATTGAAATTGAAGGCAAAGTAGTAGAAACGATGCCAAATGCAATGTTTACTGTTGAATTGGAAAATGGACATCAAATTCTAGCAACTGTATCAGGAAAAATCCGCAAAAATTACATTCGTATTTTAGTAGGTGACCGTGTTACAGTAGAAATGAGTCCTTATGACTTGACACGTGGACGCATCACATACCGCTTTAAATAA